In the genome of Candidatus Desulfatibia profunda, the window TCACGGTGGGCCTAAGTTTTTTCTTTAAAGGTACCGTGGAATTTATCTGGGGAACCGATACGCGGGTATTTGCGCCACCGGTTTTTTCTTTAGAACCGTTTATCATCGGCCCCCTGATCATCAGCCGGGTCTACCTGTGGAGCTTTGTAGCCGCCATGCTGCTGTTATGTATTTTTGTATGTTTTTTCAAATATACCCGCTGGGGGCTTGCCATGCAAGCCACGGCCGACGATGAAATGGCGGCGCTGTCTCTGGGGGTGAGCGCCCGCTTTGTGTATGCGGCCGCCTGGGCCATTGCCTTCATGGCCGCCGGTGTCGGTGGAACCCTTTTGGGAAACATCAACGGGCTTAACATTTCGGTCGGTTACCTGGGACTGCTGGTCCTGCCGGCCGTGGTGCTGGGCGGACTGAATTCGGTGCCCGGAGCCATCGTGGGCGGCATCATTATCGGCATTTTGCAGAACTTTTGCGGGGCCTACCTGGACAAGTACTTTCCGGGAGGCGTCAAAGAAGTTGCCCCGTTTGTGTTTATGGCCGTTTTCCTGCTCTTTAAGCCTCACGGCCTCTGGGGCTGGGAGCGGATTGAGAGGGTATAATTTGTCATTCGTCATTCGCCATTGGTCATGGGTCAAAACATAGCGGGTGAAATCCAATGACAAATGACCAATGACAAACGAACGGAGTGAGTTTTATGTCAACAACCTGGCTTCCGTGCGGCGTTTACCATCAAAATTATTCCCAGGAGCATGCCTGGTGGCAGACAAATTTCATCCGG includes:
- a CDS encoding branched-chain amino acid ABC transporter permease, with protein sequence MDVFLMTLTTGIMVGGIYALIALGWVLIYKCSGVLNLAMGEMTLIGAYISLSFYSMGVPFLLALLLSVIIGLVLGILTERIFLDRLIGEPVLTVIMVTVGLSFFFKGTVEFIWGTDTRVFAPPVFSLEPFIIGPLIISRVYLWSFVAAMLLLCIFVCFFKYTRWGLAMQATADDEMAALSLGVSARFVYAAAWAIAFMAAGVGGTLLGNINGLNISVGYLGLLVLPAVVLGGLNSVPGAIVGGIIIGILQNFCGAYLDKYFPGGVKEVAPFVFMAVFLLFKPHGLWGWERIERV